The Providencia sp. PROV188 genome includes a region encoding these proteins:
- a CDS encoding bifunctional salicylyl-CoA 5-hydroxylase/oxidoreductase gives MNIVCIGGGPAGLYFGLLMKLQNPSNRVVVVERNRPYDTFGWGVVFSDATLSNLRKADPVSAETISAEFSHWDDIDIHFKGSCNRSGGHGFIGIGRKKLLNILQDRCLEVGVELVFETQVADDQEIARQYDADLVIASDGINSAVRTRYENIFKPDIDQRRCRFVWLGTKKIFDAFTFLFAENEHGWFQVHAYQFQEGLSTFIVETTEETWLKAGIDQMSQEDGIAYCEKLFAPWLDGEKLIANAAHLRGAAIWIRFPRVICDNWVHWTQPTSRKEVPVVLMGDAAHTAHFSIGSGTKLALEDAIELCESLKATQGDLRKGLEHYQKVRSVEVLKIQNAARNSTEWFENVQRYENLDPEQFAYSLLTRSQRISHENLRVRDGNWLTHYENWFAEKSGLPAQVANQKVAPMLTPFRLRNVELKNRVIASPTLLYCATDGLVSDFHLVHIGSRALGGASLIMTEMTAISPEARVTTGCPGIWNDAQVAAWKNVTQFVHQKTDAKIGIQLGHAGRRGSTQRGWEQENHPMKQGNWPLVSASPLPYLPSISQTPTELTEAQMAKIIDQFVAAAKRADQAGFDWLELQAGHGYLLSSFISPLTNQRTDGFGGSLENRLRFPLAVVSAVRKVWSEDKPLSVRISATDWVDGGTTVDEAVLIGQALHQAGADIIDCSSGEVSPLQQPVYGRMYQTPMADRIRNEGSVPVIAVGAITDADQVNSIIASGRADLCALSRPLLADPAWLLHECARFGWNSVSWPAPYEYGRQQLIQQSKSR, from the coding sequence ATGAATATCGTTTGTATCGGCGGCGGTCCCGCTGGGCTTTATTTCGGGTTGCTGATGAAACTGCAAAACCCAAGCAACCGTGTGGTGGTCGTTGAACGTAACCGCCCTTATGACACCTTCGGTTGGGGCGTGGTATTTTCGGATGCCACATTAAGTAACTTGCGCAAAGCAGACCCAGTCTCAGCAGAAACGATCAGCGCTGAATTTAGCCATTGGGATGATATCGACATTCACTTTAAAGGTAGCTGTAACCGCAGTGGCGGGCATGGATTCATCGGTATTGGGCGTAAAAAGCTCCTCAATATCTTGCAAGATCGCTGCCTTGAAGTGGGGGTGGAATTGGTATTTGAAACCCAAGTGGCGGATGACCAAGAAATTGCACGCCAATATGATGCGGATCTAGTGATTGCATCGGACGGGATCAATAGCGCAGTACGTACTCGCTATGAAAATATCTTCAAACCCGATATCGACCAACGCCGTTGCCGTTTTGTTTGGCTAGGTACGAAAAAGATTTTCGACGCATTTACCTTCTTGTTCGCAGAAAATGAACACGGTTGGTTCCAAGTTCACGCGTATCAATTTCAAGAAGGGTTATCCACATTTATCGTAGAAACCACGGAAGAGACTTGGTTGAAAGCAGGTATCGACCAAATGTCTCAGGAAGATGGGATTGCTTACTGTGAAAAGTTATTTGCCCCATGGCTGGATGGTGAAAAACTGATTGCCAATGCAGCACACTTACGTGGTGCCGCGATTTGGATTCGATTCCCTCGCGTGATTTGTGATAACTGGGTGCACTGGACACAACCAACAAGCCGCAAGGAGGTTCCTGTGGTGCTGATGGGGGATGCCGCTCATACCGCCCACTTCTCTATTGGTTCAGGAACTAAATTGGCTCTAGAAGATGCGATTGAGCTGTGCGAAAGCTTGAAAGCGACTCAAGGAGATTTGCGCAAGGGACTTGAGCACTACCAAAAAGTTCGCAGTGTCGAAGTGCTAAAAATCCAGAATGCGGCGCGTAACTCAACCGAGTGGTTTGAAAACGTACAGCGCTATGAAAACCTCGATCCTGAGCAGTTTGCTTACTCTTTATTAACTCGTTCTCAGCGCATTTCTCATGAAAATTTACGTGTGCGTGATGGTAACTGGTTAACTCACTATGAAAACTGGTTTGCCGAAAAATCGGGTTTACCAGCGCAGGTGGCTAATCAAAAAGTCGCCCCGATGTTGACGCCATTTCGCTTGCGAAATGTGGAACTGAAAAACCGTGTGATAGCGTCTCCAACGTTGCTGTATTGCGCAACTGATGGGCTAGTCAGTGATTTCCATCTGGTACATATCGGTAGCCGCGCATTAGGTGGGGCTAGCCTGATTATGACGGAAATGACGGCAATTTCTCCTGAAGCGCGAGTCACGACAGGCTGCCCGGGAATTTGGAATGATGCGCAAGTGGCGGCATGGAAAAATGTGACGCAATTTGTACACCAAAAAACGGATGCGAAAATTGGGATCCAACTAGGACATGCTGGGCGTCGAGGCTCAACACAGCGCGGTTGGGAGCAAGAAAACCATCCAATGAAACAAGGTAATTGGCCATTAGTTTCCGCATCACCATTACCTTATTTACCTTCAATTTCACAGACGCCCACTGAGCTAACCGAAGCCCAAATGGCAAAGATTATCGACCAGTTTGTGGCGGCAGCAAAACGCGCGGATCAAGCCGGTTTTGATTGGTTAGAGTTGCAAGCTGGGCATGGTTATCTGCTATCAAGCTTTATTTCTCCGTTAACTAACCAGCGTACCGATGGGTTTGGTGGGTCTTTAGAAAATCGTCTGCGTTTCCCGCTAGCGGTAGTGAGCGCGGTCAGAAAAGTATGGTCTGAGGATAAGCCACTGTCTGTGCGTATCTCTGCGACAGATTGGGTTGACGGCGGCACAACAGTAGATGAGGCGGTATTAATTGGGCAGGCACTTCATCAAGCGGGCGCAGATATTATCGACTGCTCATCTGGCGAAGTATCCCCTCTTCAACAGCCTGTTTATGGGCGTATGTACCAAACCCCAATGGCGGATCGTATTCGCAATGAAGGATCGGTGCCGGTAATTGCCGTTGGTGCGATCACTGATGCGGATCAAGTGAATAGCATTATCGCGTCAGGGCGAGCAGATCTTTGTGCGCTCTCTCGACCACTTCTTGCCGACCCTGCTTGGTTACTCCATGAGTGTGCTCGCTTTGGGTGGAATTCAGTCTCGTGGCCAGCACCTTATGAGTATGGTCGCCAACAATTAATCCAACAATCGAAAAGCCGTTAA
- a CDS encoding cupin domain-containing protein has translation MTIQSHDQYRENVAGRADVEDTPELLAYYKQLDELKTGALWTVANKIEPWQPKSQSVPVLWRYQDLREHVLRSVDLVTPEKAGRRVIYLNNPGRQDVAAAVGWLYSGLQVMHPGEAASAHAHSSSALRFIMEGRGAYTIVEGQKMILEANDFVLTPNGTWHEHGVEEGGLPCIWQDGLDIPLVNAMEAGFYKVHPDLHQAQTRPIDYPVGMWGATALRPHHVGWDKPYSPLFKYQWGPTYEALQRAAKVTDGSVFDDVLMNYTNPLTGGPVMPTIGASMQLLRPGFVGKAHRHTGSFIYQVAKGKGYSIINGQRFDWQERDIFCVPSWMFHEHVNTSQSEDACLFCFNDLPVMHSLGLYYEEALVDNDGHQKVIS, from the coding sequence ATGACGATTCAGTCCCATGACCAATACAGAGAAAATGTCGCAGGACGCGCAGATGTGGAAGATACACCAGAATTGTTGGCGTATTACAAACAGTTAGATGAACTCAAAACGGGCGCATTGTGGACGGTTGCCAACAAAATTGAGCCGTGGCAGCCAAAATCTCAATCTGTACCTGTGTTATGGCGTTACCAAGATTTACGTGAGCATGTTTTGCGTTCGGTGGATTTGGTGACTCCTGAAAAAGCAGGTCGCCGTGTTATCTACTTAAACAACCCTGGTCGTCAAGATGTGGCAGCGGCAGTGGGTTGGTTGTATTCCGGTTTACAGGTGATGCATCCGGGAGAAGCCGCTTCGGCTCACGCACATTCATCATCAGCATTGCGTTTCATCATGGAAGGGCGCGGCGCCTACACCATTGTGGAAGGGCAAAAAATGATTTTAGAAGCTAATGATTTTGTGCTGACACCAAATGGTACTTGGCATGAACATGGTGTGGAAGAAGGTGGATTACCGTGTATTTGGCAAGATGGTTTAGATATTCCATTAGTCAATGCAATGGAAGCGGGTTTCTACAAAGTTCACCCCGATTTGCATCAAGCACAAACTCGTCCAATTGATTATCCCGTTGGCATGTGGGGAGCGACTGCGTTACGTCCGCACCATGTGGGATGGGATAAGCCCTATTCGCCATTATTCAAATACCAGTGGGGACCCACTTATGAAGCGCTGCAACGCGCCGCAAAAGTAACGGATGGCTCAGTATTTGATGATGTATTAATGAATTACACCAACCCATTAACCGGCGGGCCAGTGATGCCAACGATTGGGGCTAGTATGCAGTTATTACGCCCTGGATTTGTCGGCAAAGCTCATCGTCATACGGGCAGTTTTATCTACCAAGTGGCGAAAGGAAAAGGGTATTCGATTATTAATGGGCAGCGCTTTGACTGGCAAGAGCGAGATATTTTTTGTGTACCATCATGGATGTTCCACGAACATGTGAATACATCCCAGAGCGAAGACGCGTGTCTGTTCTGTTTTAACGACTTGCCAGTGATGCACTCCCTTGGTCTCTATTATGAAGAGGCGCTTGTGGACAATGACGGGCACCAAAAAGTGATTAGCTAA
- a CDS encoding fumarylacetoacetate hydrolase family protein, producing the protein MRLITYRSDVTAAARLGAIANEQVVDLARLAEQNGQYLPDNMLDFIELGPQGIRAGTELLNAHKGQFPAGTAWPVQNVKILAPIPRPRKNIFGIGLNYVEHVAESSRTLDTSKDLPKEPVIFSKPPTTVIGPGDAIEHNSQITQQLDWEVELAVIMGTRAKGVSEADALNYVFGYSLMIDMSARDCRRAGQWIYSKGQDTYAPFGPCIVTADEIPDPHSLNLSLKVNGVTKQDSNTRHMLFNVNALIADISKGITLEPGDIIATGTPEGVGAGRSPQEWVWPGDVIEAYVEKIGELRHPVVAV; encoded by the coding sequence ATGCGTCTTATTACTTACCGTTCAGATGTTACCGCAGCAGCACGTTTAGGGGCGATTGCTAACGAGCAAGTCGTGGATTTAGCGAGATTAGCGGAACAGAATGGTCAATATCTCCCTGATAATATGTTGGATTTTATTGAGTTAGGTCCACAAGGGATCCGTGCAGGTACTGAATTATTAAACGCACATAAAGGGCAATTTCCTGCGGGAACTGCATGGCCAGTACAGAATGTAAAAATTTTAGCGCCAATTCCACGCCCAAGAAAAAACATTTTTGGGATCGGTCTGAACTATGTTGAGCACGTTGCTGAGTCGAGCCGTACTCTGGATACCTCTAAAGATCTACCAAAAGAGCCGGTTATCTTTTCTAAGCCGCCAACAACGGTGATTGGACCGGGTGATGCGATTGAACATAACAGCCAAATTACTCAGCAATTAGATTGGGAAGTGGAGTTGGCGGTGATCATGGGGACGCGTGCTAAAGGGGTTTCTGAAGCAGATGCCCTGAACTATGTGTTCGGTTATAGCTTAATGATTGATATGAGTGCACGTGATTGTCGCCGTGCAGGTCAATGGATTTACTCTAAAGGGCAGGATACCTACGCCCCATTCGGTCCTTGCATTGTGACTGCCGATGAAATTCCTGATCCTCACTCACTAAACCTGAGTTTGAAAGTTAACGGTGTAACCAAGCAAGACTCCAATACTCGCCATATGCTGTTCAATGTGAATGCGTTGATTGCTGATATCAGCAAAGGCATTACGTTGGAACCGGGGGATATTATCGCAACGGGCACACCTGAAGGGGTTGGTGCGGGTCGTTCCCCACAAGAGTGGGTATGGCCGGGTGATGTAATTGAAGCGTATGTCGAAAAAATCGGTGAGTTACGCCACCCAGTGGTTGCGGTATAA
- a CDS encoding carbon-nitrogen hydrolase family protein — protein MLNLPQFKAAAVQAAPVFLDTDATVDKVCRLIEEAADNGAKLVAFPEVFVSGYPYWSWVMNPIDGSPWFEKLCKSAIEVPGPEIKKIAQAAARHHINVVVGVNERNPNGIATLYNTLVTISDEGKILGRHRKLVPTWAEKLTWANGDASSLKVHQTSIGPLGALACGENTNTLARFSLLAQGELVHIASYIALPVAPKDYDMADAIRLRASAHCFEGKVFTIISCSTVSEEIVEAMAASHPESRELLARPNSAFSGIIGPDGRVIGEPLIDKEGIVYGEIDLNRCIQPRQMHDITGHYNRFDIFDLQVNRRPLTAARFHHGGQDVDELNQFAESDDSSVEKGL, from the coding sequence ATGTTGAATCTACCTCAATTTAAGGCAGCGGCTGTACAGGCCGCCCCTGTATTCCTCGATACCGATGCTACCGTTGATAAAGTGTGTCGGTTGATTGAAGAAGCAGCGGATAATGGTGCCAAATTAGTGGCATTTCCTGAAGTGTTTGTCTCTGGCTACCCGTATTGGAGTTGGGTAATGAACCCGATTGATGGCAGCCCTTGGTTTGAAAAACTGTGCAAATCTGCCATTGAAGTCCCTGGACCTGAAATTAAAAAAATCGCCCAAGCCGCCGCTCGTCACCATATCAACGTGGTTGTGGGGGTGAATGAGCGCAATCCGAACGGAATTGCCACGTTATACAACACGTTAGTGACGATTTCTGATGAAGGTAAAATTTTAGGACGTCACCGTAAATTAGTCCCAACGTGGGCGGAAAAATTGACGTGGGCAAATGGGGATGCCTCCTCGCTGAAAGTTCACCAAACCAGCATTGGTCCTTTAGGGGCGTTGGCATGTGGCGAAAACACCAATACATTGGCACGTTTCTCGTTGCTGGCTCAAGGTGAGTTGGTTCATATTGCCAGTTATATTGCACTGCCAGTGGCACCAAAAGACTATGACATGGCGGATGCGATTCGTTTACGTGCCTCTGCTCATTGCTTTGAAGGCAAAGTATTTACCATCATTTCTTGTTCGACAGTCTCTGAAGAAATCGTTGAAGCCATGGCGGCGTCGCATCCCGAATCCCGTGAGTTGCTTGCGCGTCCAAATAGCGCATTTTCCGGCATTATTGGTCCTGATGGACGAGTAATTGGGGAACCATTGATTGATAAAGAAGGCATTGTTTATGGCGAAATCGACTTGAATCGCTGTATTCAACCTCGCCAGATGCATGATATTACAGGGCACTATAATCGCTTTGATATCTTTGACTTACAGGTTAATCGTCGCCCATTAACGGCTGCTCGTTTCCATCATGGTGGGCAAGATGTCGATGAACTTAATCAGTTTGCTGAATCGGATGACTCTTCAGTGGAGAAAGGGCTATGA
- a CDS encoding maleate cis-trans isomerase family protein — MSLARTFRIGQIVPSSNTTMETEIPAILRAREAMFAERFTFHSSRMRMQKVTKDELAKMDSDSDRCAIELSDADVDVLGYACLVAIMSMGKGYHRVSQKRLHQCTIDNGHPAPVVTSAGALVEGLHAIGAKKVSILTPYMKPLTQMVIDYIEHEGIEVVDSISLEIPDNLEVGRQNPLAPVEITRKLNTNVDAIVASACVQMPSLPSIQLIEDRVGLPVLSSSVATTYMMLKKLGLDTRVDGFGSLLSGRF; from the coding sequence ATGAGCTTAGCGCGTACGTTTCGTATTGGGCAGATTGTGCCTTCATCTAATACCACCATGGAAACTGAAATTCCGGCTATATTACGCGCCCGTGAAGCGATGTTTGCAGAGCGTTTCACATTCCACTCTAGCCGTATGCGTATGCAGAAAGTGACTAAGGATGAGCTTGCCAAAATGGACTCAGACAGTGACCGCTGTGCTATTGAACTGTCAGACGCCGATGTCGATGTATTAGGGTATGCCTGCTTGGTTGCCATTATGAGCATGGGGAAGGGGTATCACCGAGTTTCGCAAAAACGCCTCCATCAATGCACCATAGATAATGGGCATCCAGCGCCGGTTGTCACTAGTGCAGGGGCATTAGTCGAAGGGCTGCATGCCATTGGCGCGAAAAAAGTGTCGATTTTGACGCCGTATATGAAGCCATTAACGCAAATGGTTATCGACTATATTGAACATGAAGGTATTGAAGTGGTTGATAGCATCTCATTGGAGATCCCCGATAACCTCGAGGTGGGGAGACAAAACCCATTAGCACCAGTGGAAATCACCAGAAAGCTAAATACCAATGTGGATGCGATTGTGGCATCAGCTTGCGTGCAAATGCCGTCATTACCGTCGATTCAACTTATCGAAGATAGAGTGGGCTTACCAGTATTGTCTTCGTCTGTGGCAACAACTTACATGATGCTAAAAAAATTGGGACTTGATACGCGAGTGGATGGTTTTGGCTCACTACTTAGCGGAAGATTTTAG
- a CDS encoding MarR family winged helix-turn-helix transcriptional regulator, translating to MPESKVFVDNYLPALLGQAWMLVSSEFHAVVEANGLSVLEWRVLSTLANNGSMGITELSQKTVSKQPTITRVLQRLEQQGHVIRHNNHTGSDRRVTLVSVTSSGVELVEGLLIAAEEHERQVLAPLGVRKSKMLKQVLQELIDRHSPEIK from the coding sequence ATGCCTGAATCGAAAGTCTTCGTTGATAATTACCTGCCTGCTCTTTTGGGGCAGGCATGGATGCTAGTTTCATCTGAATTTCATGCGGTTGTAGAAGCCAATGGGCTATCAGTGTTGGAGTGGCGAGTGCTTTCTACATTGGCCAATAATGGTTCGATGGGGATCACTGAGCTGTCGCAAAAAACAGTCAGCAAGCAACCAACAATCACGCGGGTATTACAACGATTGGAACAGCAAGGGCATGTCATCCGTCACAATAACCATACAGGAAGTGACCGCCGTGTGACTTTAGTGAGTGTGACTTCTAGTGGTGTCGAGCTGGTCGAAGGGTTATTGATTGCAGCGGAAGAGCATGAAAGGCAGGTTTTAGCGCCTCTTGGTGTTCGCAAAAGCAAAATGCTCAAGCAGGTTTTACAAGAATTAATTGATAGACATAGCCCAGAAATCAAATAG
- a CDS encoding Na+/H+ antiporter gives MSVVTLVLVFLLAVIVSVFVSRLLKDIIPLPIIQIALGAALSFYGFTVEFEPHLFLFLFIPPLLFLDGWRIPKEALFQEIKPIMSLAIGLVVVTVIGMGFFIHWLIPTISLAVAFALAAILSPTDPVSVSAMTVNSPLPSRMAHILEGESLLNDATGLVCFSFAVVAALTGEFSLTSAAGQFVLVAFGGIVIGLLVAWAIGWLNQFLVKRTGEEPAIQIMISLLMPFTAYLLAEHLHVSGILAAVVAGIAMHYEKIAGRMQAATRMQSKAVWDTVQTGLNGMIFILLGEQLPGMWTNLPQVAEAAGASHPWMLFVYVAVITIALGALRFAWVWISMTLTVFHNRRRGKQADEVRIRMMAVMATAGVRGAITLAGILTLPFLMPDGSLFPNRDVAIFLAMGVILCSLLIASIALPILTKGLVQDLPYDNDEIRARLALNEAAMAHIRELMNHPSDDMDEIAMRTEVGAQLLEIYGRRLDNTDETESDVFDLHRMIEMERSMSDSALKAKREALYQMRKGKNINERVYHRLRDELDLKEETLNHHKSSKH, from the coding sequence ATGTCAGTAGTGACACTTGTACTCGTTTTTTTACTTGCAGTCATCGTGAGCGTATTTGTTTCCCGATTACTTAAAGACATCATTCCATTGCCAATTATCCAGATAGCGTTAGGGGCTGCCTTATCGTTCTACGGATTTACAGTGGAATTCGAACCACATCTTTTTCTCTTTTTATTTATTCCTCCATTGCTATTTCTTGATGGATGGCGAATTCCAAAAGAAGCCTTATTCCAAGAAATTAAGCCAATTATGTCATTGGCGATTGGCTTAGTGGTCGTCACCGTTATTGGGATGGGGTTCTTTATCCATTGGCTGATCCCAACGATTTCACTGGCGGTTGCCTTTGCACTGGCAGCTATCCTTTCCCCAACTGACCCTGTGTCGGTATCTGCAATGACAGTGAATTCGCCACTACCATCGCGTATGGCGCACATTCTTGAAGGGGAATCTCTACTCAATGATGCGACGGGCTTAGTATGCTTTAGCTTTGCGGTTGTGGCTGCGCTGACAGGGGAGTTCTCTCTGACATCTGCTGCGGGGCAATTTGTGCTGGTGGCATTTGGTGGGATAGTGATTGGTTTATTAGTCGCATGGGCAATTGGCTGGTTAAACCAATTCTTAGTCAAGCGCACAGGTGAAGAACCAGCTATCCAAATTATGATCAGCCTGTTAATGCCTTTTACCGCGTATCTGCTGGCTGAACATTTACATGTTTCCGGAATCCTTGCTGCCGTTGTTGCGGGTATTGCGATGCACTACGAAAAAATCGCAGGGCGTATGCAAGCGGCGACTCGAATGCAAAGTAAGGCAGTTTGGGACACGGTACAAACAGGTTTGAACGGCATGATCTTTATTCTACTGGGTGAGCAGCTACCAGGGATGTGGACCAATTTGCCTCAGGTGGCCGAAGCTGCAGGTGCTAGCCATCCTTGGATGCTGTTTGTGTATGTTGCCGTTATCACCATTGCATTAGGTGCACTGCGTTTTGCTTGGGTATGGATATCAATGACCCTGACAGTTTTCCACAATCGTCGTCGTGGAAAGCAAGCGGATGAAGTACGTATTCGCATGATGGCGGTGATGGCAACGGCGGGAGTTCGCGGGGCAATTACGTTAGCCGGTATTTTAACGTTGCCATTCTTAATGCCCGATGGATCATTATTCCCTAACCGTGATGTGGCTATCTTCCTCGCGATGGGGGTGATCCTGTGTTCGCTGTTAATTGCCAGCATCGCCTTGCCGATTTTAACCAAAGGTTTAGTGCAAGATTTACCTTATGATAACGATGAAATTCGCGCTCGTCTGGCACTCAATGAAGCAGCAATGGCACATATTCGTGAGCTGATGAACCACCCTTCTGATGATATGGATGAAATTGCGATGCGTACCGAAGTGGGTGCTCAGCTGTTAGAAATTTATGGTCGTCGTTTAGATAATACGGATGAAACAGAGTCAGATGTGTTTGATTTACATCGGATGATCGAGATGGAACGTTCGATGTCAGATTCGGCTCTGAAGGCGAAGCGGGAAGCGTTATATCAAATGCGTAAAGGGAAAAATATCAATGAGCGAGTGTACCATCGCTTACGTGATGAGCTTGATTTAAAAGAAGAAACATTAAATCACCATAAGAGTTCAAAACACTAG
- a CDS encoding YybH family protein, giving the protein MNLFDNTQKHTQELEALIASADRAITEENFSYLMDFYSENGSLVVKDGLHVHGKENLKKAFSAIAEFFNHSLQVSQGTVKVIFGEDCALVLAETILSAQMQDGTPFNTVRDATYVFKLIDGKWLCVIDNSYGTSLLKS; this is encoded by the coding sequence ATGAATCTTTTCGACAATACTCAAAAACACACGCAAGAACTTGAAGCCCTAATTGCCAGCGCAGATCGCGCCATCACAGAAGAAAATTTCAGCTATTTAATGGATTTTTATTCTGAGAATGGCTCGTTAGTGGTGAAAGACGGTTTACATGTCCATGGAAAAGAGAACCTAAAGAAAGCATTTTCTGCTATCGCTGAATTTTTTAATCACAGCCTGCAAGTGTCTCAAGGTACGGTAAAAGTTATTTTTGGTGAAGATTGCGCCTTAGTCTTAGCTGAAACTATTTTGAGTGCGCAAATGCAAGATGGTACGCCGTTTAATACTGTGCGAGATGCCACCTACGTATTTAAACTCATCGACGGTAAGTGGCTATGTGTGATTGATAATTCTTATGGAACTTCACTGCTCAAATCCTAA
- a CDS encoding zinc ribbon domain-containing protein: MSIFSWLFNLGRNRYNSKRDNQYRGHSGHGSSSKHGSRGKHGGSYQHNDGRGEDNYFSHGQNIQKIRCRQCKSAVDPNANFCGECGASI, from the coding sequence ATGTCAATTTTCAGCTGGTTATTTAACCTCGGCAGAAATCGCTATAACTCGAAACGCGATAACCAATATCGGGGTCATTCAGGGCATGGCAGCAGTTCCAAGCATGGTTCTCGAGGTAAGCATGGCGGGAGTTATCAGCACAATGATGGTCGAGGCGAAGACAACTATTTTTCACACGGACAAAACATCCAAAAAATAAGATGCCGACAATGCAAAAGTGCCGTAGACCCAAATGCCAATTTTTGCGGTGAATGTGGAGCATCAATTTAA
- a CDS encoding class I SAM-dependent methyltransferase: MAESFFSHKNHYQLYVKNFIASPASMGTVFPSSRWLCHTMIDNIDWAQCHQIAEIGAGNGVMTRYIVNKITTQTRLDLYEINRDFIDILNQIDDPRVAVNPCSAEYLLGDYDLIISGIPFLSLNKKTSMRILKQVRQSLLKNQGKLVLFQYTQGCEPLFSRYFSFTKERVYRNFPPAWVYTCVPK; the protein is encoded by the coding sequence ATGGCGGAATCGTTTTTTTCTCATAAAAATCATTACCAGCTCTACGTTAAGAATTTCATTGCATCACCAGCTTCGATGGGAACGGTGTTCCCATCATCTCGTTGGTTATGTCATACCATGATTGACAATATTGACTGGGCTCAATGTCATCAAATTGCAGAGATTGGTGCGGGTAACGGCGTCATGACTCGCTATATTGTGAACAAAATTACGACGCAAACACGTTTAGATCTCTATGAAATTAATCGTGATTTTATCGATATTTTAAATCAGATTGATGACCCGAGAGTGGCTGTTAATCCATGTTCAGCAGAATATTTATTGGGTGATTATGATTTGATTATTTCAGGAATTCCTTTTCTGTCCCTGAATAAAAAAACCAGCATGCGAATATTAAAACAGGTGCGTCAGAGCCTATTAAAGAATCAGGGTAAATTAGTGCTATTTCAGTATACCCAAGGTTGTGAACCGCTATTTTCACGTTATTTTTCATTCACAAAAGAACGTGTGTATCGCAATTTTCCACCTGCATGGGTGTATACCTGTGTCCCCAAATAA
- a CDS encoding flavin reductase family protein translates to MTTQFYSYQPQQGHGLPHDPIPSLIGPRPIGWISTCDKQGNTNLAPYSFFNIFNYSPPILVFSSVGKKDSVTNAIETGEFVYNLATLELGQQVNSSSAMLPRGESEFDLTGLSTLPSTLITPPRIAQTPVSMECVVTEYQQLKRADGSLLDTWMIMGEVVMVHIDEATLEQGLYNSARQKPLMRAGGPADYYWIEEQQKLEMYRPK, encoded by the coding sequence ATGACAACTCAGTTTTACAGCTACCAACCGCAACAAGGTCATGGGCTTCCCCATGATCCGATACCCTCATTAATTGGTCCACGCCCTATTGGCTGGATCTCCACATGCGATAAGCAAGGTAACACCAATCTTGCGCCCTATAGCTTCTTCAATATCTTTAATTATTCACCGCCCATTTTGGTCTTCTCGAGCGTTGGGAAAAAAGATTCCGTCACCAATGCAATCGAAACAGGTGAGTTCGTTTATAATCTTGCAACTCTTGAGCTTGGGCAGCAGGTCAATTCAAGCAGTGCAATGTTACCTCGTGGAGAAAGTGAGTTTGACCTTACTGGGCTTTCCACCTTACCGTCCACATTGATTACGCCTCCGCGCATCGCCCAAACGCCTGTTTCCATGGAGTGTGTAGTCACTGAATATCAGCAATTAAAACGCGCTGACGGTAGCCTATTGGATACGTGGATGATCATGGGAGAAGTGGTAATGGTGCATATCGATGAAGCTACCTTAGAGCAAGGCTTATATAACAGTGCTCGCCAAAAACCTTTGATGCGGGCAGGCGGACCTGCGGATTATTATTGGATTGAAGAGCAACAAAAACTCGAAATGTATCGCCCTAAATAA